The Raoultibacter phocaeensis genome contains a region encoding:
- a CDS encoding type III pantothenate kinase, translated as MMKASEGGRGDTGRSDERAVVLAVDVGNTVTRFGLLAGGELAASWEFTTPGAMTADEARLHIANFLFMLEHEGHAGDRGFHGRSAPGDAACVGPVASPADAILSSVVPDLTDVWVRALSIECGRKPFVVGPGLKTGLKMHYNDPSEVGSDRVATLVAARETYGYPLIVVDFGTTTNFDVLDADGAFAGGVIAPGIALAARALAQAAARLPVIEIKVPASVIGKSTREAMQAGVVLGEVARIDGLVDAIWAELGCTTKVVATGAQAAAVAALSQRIESADESLVLRGLGMLYALNAKR; from the coding sequence ATGATGAAGGCAAGCGAAGGCGGGCGGGGCGATACCGGGCGGTCGGACGAGCGGGCGGTCGTGCTCGCGGTGGACGTGGGGAACACCGTGACGCGTTTCGGCTTGCTCGCGGGCGGGGAGCTTGCGGCATCGTGGGAATTCACCACGCCGGGCGCGATGACCGCCGACGAGGCCCGGCTTCACATCGCGAACTTCCTCTTCATGCTCGAGCACGAGGGGCATGCGGGCGACCGAGGGTTCCATGGGCGATCGGCACCTGGCGATGCGGCTTGTGTCGGCCCCGTCGCTTCGCCCGCCGATGCGATCCTCTCATCGGTCGTGCCCGACTTGACCGACGTGTGGGTGCGCGCACTCTCGATCGAGTGCGGACGCAAGCCGTTCGTGGTGGGGCCGGGGCTCAAAACGGGGCTCAAAATGCACTACAACGATCCGTCGGAGGTGGGCTCGGACCGCGTCGCCACGCTGGTTGCCGCACGCGAGACGTACGGCTACCCGCTCATCGTAGTCGATTTCGGCACGACGACGAACTTCGACGTGCTCGACGCGGACGGCGCGTTCGCGGGCGGCGTGATCGCGCCGGGCATCGCGCTTGCGGCCCGGGCGCTCGCGCAGGCCGCCGCGCGCCTCCCCGTCATCGAGATCAAGGTGCCTGCGTCGGTGATCGGGAAGAGCACGCGCGAGGCCATGCAGGCCGGAGTGGTGCTCGGGGAAGTCGCCCGCATCGACGGCCTCGTGGACGCGATCTGGGCCGAACTCGGCTGCACGACGAAGGTTGTCGCGACAGGTGCCCAGGCGGCGGCCGTCGCCGCGCTTTCGCAGCGGATCGAGAGCGCCGACGAATCGCTCGTGCTGCGCGGCCTCGGGATGCTGTACGCGCTCAACGCCAAGCGCTGA
- a CDS encoding uracil-xanthine permease family protein, translated as MGAQDSPDAVYDARTLGAPKMTVFGLQHMFAMFGATILVPTLTGLSVSATLLFAGVGTLLFHFLSKGKVPAFLGSSFAFIAGYAAIAPNGEVDLLPYACLGVACAGLLYLVLSALFRVFGPARVMRFFPPVVTGPIVIAIGLILASSAIGNASTNWFIAIVAIAVIVVCNIWGKGMIKIIPILMGVVISYIVAAVAGEVDFTPVAEAAWIGAPFLWDNTVFSLFGADFNAGLAITAIITIMPLAFATMIEHIGDMTAISSTVNRNYIAEPGLHRTLLGDGLATILASLFGAPANTTYGENTGVLALTRVFDPRVIRIAALFAIVFSFCPKFAAVIAAMPACVIGGVSLVLYGMISAVGIRNLVENHVDFMKSRNVIITALILVLSLGIAYSAAGGIIILVGGITISLSGLAVGSVVGIVLNIILPGHEDVPGEEPIALEEFDDLEGPLPLEGSYEGILKQKD; from the coding sequence ATGGGGGCTCAAGACAGCCCGGATGCCGTGTACGATGCACGCACGCTCGGCGCGCCGAAGATGACCGTATTCGGTTTGCAGCACATGTTTGCCATGTTCGGCGCGACGATCCTGGTGCCTACGCTGACCGGCCTTTCCGTTTCAGCTACGCTGCTGTTCGCCGGCGTGGGAACGCTTCTCTTCCATTTTCTCTCGAAAGGGAAGGTGCCGGCGTTTCTCGGGTCGTCGTTCGCGTTCATCGCGGGCTATGCCGCCATCGCCCCCAACGGTGAAGTGGACTTGCTGCCCTACGCCTGCTTAGGCGTTGCCTGCGCAGGCCTTCTCTACCTTGTGCTGTCGGCGCTGTTCCGCGTGTTCGGACCTGCGCGCGTCATGCGCTTCTTCCCGCCTGTAGTGACCGGTCCCATCGTCATCGCGATCGGGCTCATCCTCGCAAGCTCAGCCATCGGAAACGCGTCGACGAACTGGTTCATCGCCATCGTTGCCATTGCGGTTATTGTCGTATGCAACATCTGGGGCAAAGGCATGATCAAGATCATCCCCATCCTGATGGGCGTCGTCATCTCCTACATTGTCGCTGCGGTGGCGGGCGAGGTCGACTTCACGCCGGTGGCTGAAGCCGCATGGATCGGTGCGCCGTTTTTGTGGGATAATACGGTGTTCTCTCTCTTCGGAGCCGACTTCAACGCGGGGCTTGCCATCACGGCCATCATCACCATCATGCCGCTTGCCTTCGCCACTATGATCGAGCACATCGGCGACATGACGGCCATCTCATCGACCGTCAACCGCAACTACATCGCGGAGCCGGGCCTGCATCGCACGCTTCTGGGCGACGGCCTTGCAACCATACTCGCCTCGCTGTTCGGCGCTCCGGCCAACACCACCTACGGCGAGAACACCGGCGTACTCGCGCTCACTCGCGTGTTCGATCCGCGCGTGATCCGCATCGCCGCGCTGTTTGCCATCGTGTTCTCGTTCTGCCCGAAATTCGCAGCCGTCATCGCAGCCATGCCTGCATGCGTGATTGGCGGCGTGTCGCTTGTGCTTTACGGCATGATATCGGCCGTGGGCATCCGCAACCTCGTCGAAAACCACGTCGACTTCATGAAGAGCCGCAACGTCATCATCACGGCGCTCATCCTCGTGCTCTCGCTCGGCATCGCGTACAGCGCTGCCGGAGGCATCATCATCTTGGTAGGCGGCATCACGATCTCGCTTTCTGGGCTCGCCGTCGGCTCGGTCGTGGGCATCGTCTTGAACATCATTTTGCCGGGCCATGAGGATGTGCCGGGCGAAGAGCCGATAGCCCTCGAAGAGTTTGACGATCTCGAGGGGCCGCTGCCGCTCGAGGGATCGTACGAGGGGATTTTGAAACAGAAAGATTAG
- a CDS encoding DUF2268 domain-containing protein: MNVQSIRSDDAYRAMALAPESKRDDIYRYELMTPLKKKWDCYHVPVKASRPGGYDVVMASDMLGILAPSSVDESLLEKIALISDDGFWNTCQVAVERSLSRFAERGIELPVWEYRFTVLLANPANPSVMASEGYAGDGGIPGFILVWLDPNDLTLSRMPAALAHEANHNVRFQFIEWSNDITLAEMLVSEGLAENFAESLFGKKNVGPWVTKTSEETLRHAIKPKLREALGVQGMAALSAYLYGDEIAALQGYPTAGLPYCAGYACGYHLVKQFLIETGTDIADATVLPASDILEATKSFWD; this comes from the coding sequence ATGAACGTACAGTCCATCAGGTCAGACGATGCCTACCGTGCCATGGCGCTCGCACCGGAAAGCAAGCGCGACGACATCTACCGATACGAGCTCATGACTCCACTCAAGAAGAAATGGGATTGCTATCACGTTCCGGTCAAGGCGTCGAGACCGGGCGGCTACGACGTCGTCATGGCAAGCGATATGCTCGGCATCCTCGCGCCGTCCTCAGTCGATGAAAGCCTCCTCGAAAAAATTGCGCTCATATCGGACGACGGATTTTGGAACACGTGCCAAGTCGCCGTCGAGCGGTCGCTGTCCCGGTTCGCCGAACGCGGCATTGAGCTGCCCGTTTGGGAGTACCGCTTCACCGTACTGCTTGCGAACCCCGCAAATCCCTCCGTCATGGCAAGCGAAGGATACGCGGGCGACGGGGGCATTCCCGGTTTTATCCTCGTCTGGCTCGACCCGAACGACCTCACGCTTTCACGCATGCCCGCAGCGCTCGCCCACGAAGCGAACCACAACGTTCGCTTCCAGTTCATCGAATGGTCCAACGACATCACCTTAGCCGAGATGCTCGTGAGCGAGGGGTTGGCCGAGAACTTTGCGGAAAGCCTGTTCGGAAAAAAGAACGTGGGCCCTTGGGTGACCAAGACGAGCGAGGAGACGTTGAGGCACGCGATCAAGCCGAAGCTGCGCGAGGCCCTGGGCGTCCAGGGGATGGCGGCGCTTTCGGCCTACCTGTACGGCGACGAGATAGCCGCGCTCCAAGGCTATCCGACGGCGGGCCTTCCCTACTGCGCCGGATATGCATGCGGCTATCATCTGGTCAAACAGTTCCTTATCGAAACGGGCACCGACATCGCGGATGCGACGGTGCTTCCCGCCTCCGACATCCTCGAGGCCACAAAGAGTTTTTGGGACTAG
- a CDS encoding YbaN family protein, which translates to MPLGEFELAGDVAKGAGCGSTVRDTRRESAARDSRCASQSAPEPQGRTSATKALWAVGGFACFGLGVLGAVLPIIPTTPFLLAAAFFFARSSDKLNAWFKSTALYKRVLEGYATKRSMTVKAKLAILVPVTVLLAIGFMLMANVPVGRVVLAVVWIAHVIYFGFVVKTERAS; encoded by the coding sequence ATGCCACTAGGCGAATTCGAACTGGCTGGAGATGTGGCCAAGGGCGCGGGATGCGGTTCTACTGTGCGGGATACCCGACGGGAATCCGCCGCGCGGGATAGCCGATGCGCTTCGCAGAGCGCCCCCGAGCCCCAAGGGCGCACGAGCGCAACCAAGGCGCTGTGGGCAGTCGGCGGTTTCGCGTGCTTCGGGCTCGGTGTGCTCGGAGCCGTCCTGCCCATCATACCGACGACGCCGTTTCTCCTGGCAGCTGCGTTCTTCTTTGCACGTTCGTCCGACAAGCTCAACGCGTGGTTCAAATCAACCGCGCTCTATAAGCGGGTGCTCGAGGGCTACGCAACCAAGCGGAGCATGACCGTCAAGGCGAAGCTCGCAATTCTCGTACCCGTGACGGTTCTGCTCGCCATCGGATTCATGCTCATGGCGAACGTGCCTGTCGGCCGGGTGGTGCTCGCCGTCGTGTGGATTGCCCATGTCATCTACTTCGGGTTCGTCGTTAAGACGGAAAGGGCTTCGTAG
- the cydC gene encoding thiol reductant ABC exporter subunit CydC, with protein MFNKRLLAMVPTAMRYILANVLFQWIALVANIAVMVTIGLFIYDTLGRTEAAMPLVQVLAVAAVAIAVRMLCTTFAQSMSFKAASIAKKTMRQAVYDKLARLGPSYAENVSTSEAVQMSVEGTEQLEVYFGSYLPQVLYAIAAPVTLFCFLAPWSFPAAVVLFVCVPLIPVSIIAIQRIARRVVRTYWGKYADLGATFLENLQGLTTLKIYRADGARHERMNEEAEGFRQATMKLLSMQLNSINVMDLLAYGGAAAGIIVVLFQFAGGAASLAAAFIIVFLSAEFFIPMRTLGSFFHTAMNGIAAAEKMFDLLDTPEPERGNERIDPANCSISCRSLTYSYDGKRTVLDHIYFDVKQNRFTAIVGESGSGKSTLAGILSGKNAAFSGTVTIGGTDVNAISRESLMESLTTVSFSSYLFKGSVRSNLLMGNPEATDEELWAVLDRCRLGQFVRASGGLDMPLAEQAANLSGGQRQRLAMARALLHDSAIYLFDEATSNIDAESEAALLEAIDELARTKTVIMISHRLAAIKGADCIYAMEDGRIAEVGTHDELLAHGSVYARLWNQQASLEAYVASEEAACGAAEHAVSLGGSAASCGVQETDGCGVGDERRQSGAPAVSECGSGVGGAAVGLRADDLVARGTVTAAPDAAVSAEAPRRKRSNLSIMLRLIALVGPLLPVMVLAIALGVGGFLAAIFLTTFGAYGITDAAGMPAGIGFATACVLVTVCGIVRGPLRYGEQLCNHFIAFKLLALIRDKVFGALRSLAPAKLEGRDKGNLISLITSDIELLEVFYAHTISPIAIAIIVSLVMAAFIGSFSVPLALLAVLAYAVIGIVVPLAASRASGRSGRAFRDQVGDMNTFVLDSLRGLRETLQYGFDRKRSVELGARTEGLASVEAGLKRSTARFMALTGALVLAFDAGMVAVAFSLYQAGSVGFSGALICTMAFMSSFGPVIAVANLGSTLQQTFASGARVLDVLDEDPEVRDVEDGVDIAFDGAEARHVSFSYGAEPILDDVTLAIRPGSVVNIAGRSGSGKSTFLKLLMRFWDVSDGSIVLSDTDIRRINAESLRDSESYMTQETHLFSGTVRENLTLVKPDATDEELDDACRKAAILELIERLPKGYNTPVGELGDTLSGGERQRIGLARVFLYDAPFVLLDEPTSNLDSLNEAAVLSALEASKVGKTIVLVSHRASTCRFADVVYSVERGRVS; from the coding sequence ATGTTCAATAAACGGCTTTTGGCCATGGTGCCGACGGCCATGCGCTATATTCTAGCCAATGTGCTGTTCCAATGGATCGCTCTTGTCGCCAACATCGCAGTGATGGTAACCATCGGGTTGTTCATCTACGACACGCTCGGTCGCACCGAGGCAGCCATGCCGCTCGTCCAGGTGCTCGCCGTAGCCGCCGTAGCTATCGCGGTTCGGATGCTCTGCACGACGTTTGCGCAGTCCATGAGTTTCAAGGCAGCGTCGATTGCGAAAAAGACGATGCGTCAAGCCGTCTACGACAAGCTTGCACGCCTCGGGCCTTCCTACGCCGAAAACGTGTCGACGAGCGAAGCGGTGCAGATGAGCGTCGAGGGGACCGAGCAGCTCGAAGTGTACTTCGGATCGTATCTCCCTCAGGTGCTCTATGCGATCGCGGCACCCGTCACGCTGTTCTGCTTTCTTGCACCCTGGAGCTTCCCTGCGGCTGTCGTGCTGTTCGTGTGCGTGCCGCTCATCCCCGTATCGATCATAGCCATCCAGCGCATCGCGCGCCGTGTCGTTCGCACGTACTGGGGTAAATACGCCGATTTGGGGGCGACGTTTCTTGAGAACCTGCAAGGCCTCACCACGCTCAAGATATACCGAGCCGACGGCGCGCGCCACGAGCGCATGAACGAAGAGGCCGAAGGCTTCAGGCAGGCGACCATGAAGCTGCTCTCGATGCAGCTCAACTCTATCAACGTGATGGACCTGCTTGCGTACGGCGGCGCTGCGGCGGGCATCATCGTCGTGTTGTTCCAGTTCGCGGGCGGCGCGGCTTCGCTTGCGGCGGCCTTCATCATTGTGTTCCTCTCGGCCGAATTCTTCATACCCATGCGTACGCTCGGCTCCTTCTTCCATACCGCGATGAACGGCATCGCGGCGGCGGAGAAGATGTTCGATCTCCTCGATACGCCTGAGCCCGAGCGCGGAAACGAGCGGATCGATCCGGCGAACTGCTCGATCAGCTGCCGCAGTCTCACGTATTCGTACGACGGTAAGCGCACCGTGCTCGATCACATCTATTTCGATGTGAAACAGAATCGTTTCACGGCGATCGTCGGCGAGAGCGGCTCGGGTAAATCGACACTCGCGGGCATTCTTTCGGGGAAGAACGCGGCGTTTAGCGGAACGGTGACGATAGGCGGCACCGATGTGAACGCCATTTCGCGCGAATCGCTCATGGAATCACTCACCACTGTCTCGTTTTCGAGCTACCTGTTCAAGGGCAGTGTGCGGTCGAACCTACTTATGGGAAACCCCGAAGCGACCGACGAAGAGCTGTGGGCCGTCCTCGACCGATGCCGCCTCGGCCAGTTCGTGCGCGCTTCGGGCGGACTCGATATGCCGCTTGCGGAGCAGGCGGCGAACCTCTCGGGCGGGCAACGCCAGCGCCTCGCCATGGCGCGGGCGCTTCTGCACGACAGCGCCATCTACCTGTTCGACGAGGCCACCTCCAACATCGATGCCGAAAGCGAGGCGGCTCTGCTCGAGGCGATCGACGAGCTTGCGCGTACGAAGACCGTCATCATGATCTCGCACCGTTTGGCGGCCATCAAAGGTGCCGATTGCATCTATGCGATGGAGGACGGGCGCATTGCCGAGGTGGGCACGCACGACGAGCTCCTTGCGCACGGTTCGGTGTACGCGCGGCTGTGGAACCAGCAGGCGAGTCTCGAGGCGTACGTCGCGTCTGAAGAAGCCGCGTGCGGAGCTGCTGAGCATGCGGTGTCGCTCGGGGGCTCGGCAGCTTCGTGCGGCGTTCAGGAAACGGACGGTTGCGGCGTAGGGGACGAACGCCGCCAGAGCGGCGCCCCCGCGGTCAGCGAATGCGGCTCTGGGGTCGGTGGTGCCGCGGTCGGCCTTCGCGCGGACGACCTCGTTGCGCGCGGAACCGTTACCGCCGCCCCCGACGCCGCCGTGTCCGCAGAGGCGCCGCGGCGCAAGCGCTCGAACCTCTCGATCATGCTGCGCCTCATTGCGCTCGTGGGACCGCTGCTGCCGGTCATGGTGCTCGCCATCGCGCTCGGCGTCGGAGGTTTCCTCGCAGCCATTTTCCTCACCACCTTCGGCGCGTACGGCATCACCGATGCGGCCGGCATGCCCGCGGGCATCGGCTTCGCGACGGCGTGCGTGCTCGTGACGGTGTGCGGTATCGTGCGCGGGCCCCTTCGCTACGGCGAGCAGCTCTGCAACCACTTCATCGCCTTCAAGCTGCTCGCGCTCATCCGCGACAAGGTGTTCGGGGCGCTAAGATCGCTCGCCCCGGCGAAGCTCGAGGGACGCGACAAGGGCAACCTCATCTCGCTCATCACTTCCGACATCGAGCTTCTCGAAGTGTTCTACGCGCACACGATCTCGCCGATCGCCATCGCGATCATCGTCTCGCTTGTCATGGCGGCGTTCATCGGGTCGTTCTCGGTGCCGCTCGCTCTGCTCGCGGTGCTCGCGTACGCGGTTATCGGCATCGTCGTGCCCCTTGCGGCCTCCCGCGCTTCGGGAAGATCGGGCCGCGCGTTTCGCGACCAGGTGGGCGATATGAACACGTTCGTGCTCGACAGCCTGCGGGGGCTTCGCGAGACGCTCCAGTACGGCTTCGATCGGAAACGCTCCGTCGAGCTAGGCGCGCGCACCGAAGGTCTCGCATCGGTCGAAGCGGGCCTCAAGCGCTCGACTGCGCGGTTCATGGCGCTCACCGGCGCGCTCGTGCTCGCTTTCGACGCAGGCATGGTGGCGGTTGCGTTTTCGCTGTACCAGGCGGGTTCGGTGGGCTTTTCGGGCGCGCTCATCTGCACGATGGCGTTCATGTCTTCGTTCGGACCGGTGATCGCCGTTGCGAATCTGGGTTCCACGCTTCAGCAGACGTTCGCTTCGGGTGCGCGCGTGCTCGACGTGCTCGATGAGGATCCGGAGGTACGCGATGTGGAAGACGGCGTCGATATCGCGTTTGACGGAGCCGAAGCGCGCCATGTCTCGTTCTCCTACGGCGCCGAACCCATTCTCGACGACGTGACGCTCGCGATTCGGCCCGGGTCTGTTGTGAACATCGCCGGGCGCAGCGGCTCGGGAAAATCGACGTTCCTCAAGCTGCTCATGCGGTTCTGGGATGTATCGGACGGCTCGATCGTGCTGTCCGATACCGACATTCGCCGCATCAACGCCGAGAGTTTGCGCGATTCCGAAAGCTACATGACACAGGAGACGCACCTGTTCTCCGGTACGGTGCGCGAAAACCTTACGCTCGTCAAGCCGGACGCAACCGATGAGGAGCTCGATGATGCGTGCCGCAAGGCGGCGATCCTCGAATTGATCGAGCGTTTGCCGAAAGGCTACAACACGCCGGTCGGCGAGCTGGGGGATACGCTCTCGGGCGGCGAGCGGCAGAGGATCGGCCTTGCGCGCGTGTTCCTCTACGATGCGCCGTTCGTGCTCCTTGACGAGCCCACCTCGAATCTCGACAGCCTGAACGAAGCTGCCGTGCTCTCTGCGCTCGAAGCGAGCAAGGTGGGCAAGACGATCGTGCTCGTGAGCCATCGCGCTTCGACCTGCCGGTTCGCCGATGTCGTGTATTCGGTCGAGCGGGGAAGGGTGAGCTAG
- a CDS encoding DUF523 domain-containing protein → MDGAALTASAQSGESGAFSGSMARPAVLVSACLLGEPCRYDGRACACEGIGALSAAVEIVAVCPEVAGGLPIPREPAELSRGRATTRSGVDVTEAYRRGAAEAVRLACERGCRFAVLKERSPSCGYGEVYDGTFAGILVEGDGIAAAQLAKAGIEVFGESRIDELITLVKR, encoded by the coding sequence GTGGACGGTGCGGCGCTCACCGCTTCTGCGCAGTCGGGCGAATCGGGCGCGTTTTCCGGCAGCATGGCGCGGCCCGCTGTTCTCGTGAGCGCGTGCTTGCTCGGCGAGCCGTGCCGCTATGACGGGCGGGCGTGTGCCTGCGAGGGCATCGGGGCGCTTTCTGCCGCCGTCGAGATCGTGGCCGTATGCCCCGAGGTTGCGGGCGGTCTCCCGATTCCACGCGAACCAGCCGAACTGTCAAGGGGCCGCGCAACAACCCGAAGCGGCGTCGACGTCACCGAAGCGTATCGTCGCGGAGCCGCAGAGGCGGTTCGCCTGGCTTGCGAGCGGGGCTGCCGCTTCGCCGTGCTCAAGGAGCGCAGCCCTTCCTGCGGATACGGCGAAGTGTACGACGGCACATTTGCGGGCATACTTGTCGAAGGCGACGGTATAGCCGCAGCTCAGCTTGCGAAAGCGGGTATCGAGGTGTTCGGTGAATCGCGTATCGACGAGCTGATTACCCTGGTCAAGCGGTGA
- a CDS encoding aquaporin: MEASSIKKYAAEAFGTCVLTLFGCGSAAVAGAVLGTLGIAFAFGLSIIAMAFVIGNVSGCHINPAVSFGLFLDKRLSGKDLAGYWIAQFIGGIVGAGILYFIISSSTALGGVAATGLGCDGYGAASSVGLGLAGALVVEVILTCIFVLSVLGSTANEKTAPYAGIIIGLTLTFVHIMGIPLTGTSVNPARSFGPALFMAPIDATAISQVWVFIAAPLVGAALAALIWRFFKSAK; encoded by the coding sequence ATGGAAGCATCTTCCATCAAGAAGTACGCCGCCGAAGCGTTCGGCACCTGCGTGCTCACCCTGTTCGGCTGCGGAAGCGCTGCTGTTGCGGGGGCGGTGCTCGGCACGCTCGGCATCGCATTCGCGTTCGGACTGTCGATCATCGCCATGGCGTTCGTCATCGGAAACGTTTCGGGTTGCCACATCAACCCCGCCGTATCCTTCGGTCTGTTCCTCGACAAGCGCTTGTCGGGCAAAGACCTCGCAGGATACTGGATCGCGCAATTCATCGGCGGCATCGTCGGCGCGGGCATCCTCTACTTCATCATCTCGAGCAGCACCGCCCTCGGCGGCGTTGCGGCAACAGGGCTCGGCTGCGACGGCTACGGCGCCGCTTCATCGGTGGGCCTCGGCCTTGCGGGCGCGCTCGTGGTCGAAGTCATCCTCACCTGCATCTTCGTGCTTTCGGTGCTCGGTTCTACGGCCAACGAGAAGACCGCGCCGTACGCGGGCATTATCATCGGCCTCACGCTTACGTTCGTGCACATCATGGGCATCCCGCTGACCGGCACCTCGGTCAATCCCGCCCGCAGCTTCGGTCCGGCGCTCTTCATGGCGCCGATCGACGCCACAGCCATCTCGCAGGTGTGGGTATTCATCGCAGCCCCGCTCGTCGGTGCCGCATTGGCTGCCCTCATCTGGAGGTTCTTCAAGTCGGCGAAGTAA
- the yfcE gene encoding phosphodiesterase yields MKLLIASDLHGSARFCSELVCRIDAEEPDRILLLGDLLYHGPRNALPEGYDPMAVAEMLNALKERIIAVRGNCDAEVDQMVLEFPCGGDYIELIDRGRTLFATHGHLFDADELPYLAPGSAFISGHTHVKLLEEQSGILLVNPGSISIPKDGSASYAVYKDGAFALKGLDGTTLAERALPPAR; encoded by the coding sequence ATGAAACTGCTCATCGCATCCGATCTGCACGGCTCGGCCCGTTTCTGCAGCGAGCTCGTCTGCCGTATCGACGCAGAAGAACCCGACCGCATCCTTCTGCTCGGCGACCTTCTGTACCACGGCCCGCGCAACGCCCTGCCCGAAGGCTACGATCCGATGGCCGTAGCCGAGATGCTGAACGCGCTCAAAGAGCGCATCATCGCCGTTCGCGGAAACTGTGATGCCGAGGTGGATCAGATGGTGCTCGAGTTTCCCTGCGGGGGCGACTACATCGAGCTGATCGACCGGGGGCGCACGCTGTTCGCAACCCACGGGCACCTCTTCGATGCCGACGAACTTCCCTACCTTGCGCCCGGCAGCGCCTTCATCTCGGGACACACGCACGTAAAGCTGCTTGAAGAGCAAAGCGGCATCCTGCTCGTGAACCCCGGCAGCATCTCGATCCCGAAGGACGGATCGGCGAGCTACGCAGTCTATAAGGACGGTGCGTTCGCCCTCAAGGGGCTCGACGGGACAACGCTTGCCGAGAGAGCGCTTCCACCCGCCCGGTAA
- a CDS encoding deoxyguanosinetriphosphate triphosphohydrolase family protein, with amino-acid sequence MESKKTASDEAARTRSTIPYLSLDPHIADAIREDRESGARNPYRFDDGNVMRRLGNDHDEATLTRPAFGRDIEKIINVPAYNRYADKTQVFSFIQNDDISRRGLHVQLVSRIARNIGGILGLNIDLIEAIALGHDVGHTPFGHAGEKFLNELYRGNTGRFFNHNVHSVRVLDKLFRRNISLQTLDGVLCHNGEFAQQVLVMGELSNFDDFDATVERCYVDESTIKTLRPSTLEGCVVRVSDMIAYVGKDRQDAIDMGVLGSLSSFDSDVIGRGNAQIINNLTVDIVNNSYGTDRIAMSKAVFDDLKRAKRQNYEQIYYNEGVISGYGNIVGEMFSEMYERLLSDLLAHNEESPIFKHHIANLVTKSRTVRAEEYLEEEPNQIVVDYMASMTDSYFTTLYAFLFPKSDKHIITQDYCADLRK; translated from the coding sequence ATGGAATCCAAAAAAACCGCTTCGGATGAGGCGGCACGTACCCGAAGCACCATCCCTTACCTTTCGCTCGATCCGCACATCGCCGATGCGATCCGCGAGGATCGGGAAAGCGGCGCACGCAACCCGTACCGCTTCGATGATGGAAACGTGATGCGCCGCCTCGGCAACGACCACGACGAAGCCACGCTCACGCGCCCTGCGTTCGGACGCGACATCGAGAAGATCATCAACGTCCCCGCGTACAACCGCTACGCCGACAAGACCCAGGTGTTCTCGTTCATACAAAACGACGACATCTCGCGGCGCGGCTTGCACGTCCAGCTCGTAAGCCGCATCGCCCGCAACATCGGCGGCATACTCGGACTCAACATCGACCTCATCGAAGCCATCGCACTCGGCCACGATGTGGGGCATACCCCGTTCGGCCATGCGGGCGAGAAATTCCTGAATGAGCTCTACCGCGGCAACACCGGGCGCTTTTTCAACCACAACGTGCACTCGGTGCGCGTGCTCGACAAGCTCTTCCGCCGCAACATCAGCCTGCAAACGCTCGACGGCGTGCTGTGCCACAACGGCGAATTTGCCCAGCAGGTACTTGTCATGGGCGAACTTTCGAATTTCGACGACTTCGATGCAACCGTCGAGCGCTGCTACGTCGACGAGTCGACGATCAAGACACTCAGGCCCTCGACGCTCGAAGGCTGCGTCGTGCGCGTGAGCGATATGATCGCGTACGTGGGCAAAGACCGCCAGGACGCCATCGATATGGGCGTGCTCGGATCGCTCTCGTCGTTCGACTCAGACGTAATCGGACGGGGAAATGCCCAGATCATCAATAACCTCACCGTCGATATCGTCAACAACAGCTACGGAACCGATCGCATCGCCATGAGCAAGGCGGTGTTCGACGACCTCAAGCGCGCGAAGCGGCAGAACTACGAGCAGATTTACTACAACGAGGGCGTGATTTCCGGATACGGCAACATCGTCGGCGAGATGTTCTCCGAAATGTACGAGCGGCTGCTATCCGACCTGCTTGCGCACAACGAGGAGTCACCCATATTCAAGCACCACATCGCAAACCTCGTAACAAAATCGCGCACGGTGCGCGCCGAGGAGTACCTTGAGGAAGAACCGAACCAGATCGTCGTCGATTACATGGCGTCGATGACCGACAGCTACTTCACGACGCTCTACGCGTTCCTCTTCCCGAAAAGCGACAAGCACATCATCACGCAAGACTATTGCGCCGATCTGAGAAAGTAA